The Vanessa cardui chromosome 2, ilVanCard2.1, whole genome shotgun sequence genome contains the following window.
TTTATGTGTTGTAGTATTTAGTCCTAACTGAATGTCTAGAATATTCTCATCCCACGACCTTTCGTCTTTGCCGTGATTTAAAGTAGAGAGGGCATTTAGAATGGTTCTGTTGAACCTCTCCACTTGACCATTGGCTCGCGGAGTTGCCACTGCATTAATGATATGTTTGATGctaaatttgtttgtaaagtCCTTAAAGACGCTGCTTGTAAAGCTTGTACCTCTATCTGTGATTAGACGAGTAGAAACACCAAAATTACTGATATGATCTTTAAGAACCCTAATCGTAGTTGCAGACTTTGTGTCTTTAACGGGTCTTATACTGGCAAATTTTGTAAATCCATCAATTAGAACTAAAAGGTAACAGTTGCCTTTCTTGCTTTTTACAAAGGGGCCAAGATGATCCACGTGAATCGTATGAAAAGGCACGCTGGGTTTATCTATGGGATGAAGCTCTCCTTCACGCTTTCCTCCTGGTGTCTTATGATGCAAGCATTCAAGGCAAGAGGAgacgtatttttttacaaacttcCGCATCTTTGAAAACCAATAATTTTTACGGATGCGTTGCAACGTTTTGTCGAAACCGCAATGACCAACATCGTCGTGGTTCATTTTAAGTATTTGCCAACGCACTCCTTTTGGCACAAGCCACTTTATTTCCTCTCCTACGACTCTGTATACGCggttattctttaatttataattcttatgaaTGTCCAATATCTGTTCTGTATCAGAAGTGGACAGAatttcttttatcttttttatctcCTCATCACCAGATTGTACAGTTGCGATCCAATCTTCTTCAGACTTTTCAGTGATCATGAATGTGTCGAGAAAAATTGGGGTTTCTGTCTCAGCAATTCCAACTGGATTTCGGCTTAATGCGTCCACGTGTGCCATACGTGATCCTGGCCTGTATTCGATGGTGCAATCAAATTCCTGAAGTTGAATCCACCATCGGGCAATTCGTGGTATTAAATCTCGTTTAACCAGAGTTGCGCGCAATGCATTGCAGTCTGTAAAGATTTTAAACGAGATACCGATAAGATAGATTCTAAACCGATTTAAGGATGCAACCACTGCCAATGTCTCAAGATCATACGAATGTAGTTTCCGCTCCTCGGGGTTGGTTTTTCTGCTAAAATACGAAACAGGCTGGAAAACCCCGTCACAATTAGCCTGGAGTAAGATACCAGCTAAACCTTCCTTACTGGCATCCGTATGAACTTGAGTTTCGGCTTTCGGATTATAAAGCGCTAGTAAAGGTCTGTCTACCaacatatcttttattttattgaatgccTCATCTTGATTACCGGTCCAACACCATTtaacatctttttttaaaagatcaGTTAGTGGAGCAGCCAACGACgcataatttctaataaatctCCTAAAATATCCTGACAGCCCCAAAAACTGTCTCAACTCATGCTGATTTCCAGGTTTAGGGAAATTAGCTACAGCCTCAATTTTACGCAGCCCTGGCCGAATTCCATCGGATTTCACTTCATAACCAAGGAAATCGATGGTCTCAAGGAAGAAATGGCATTTACTTAGTTTTAAGGTTAGACCACCCCTTTTGAGTaacaccagaacctcttctaaTCGCTTAAGGCCTTCTTCTATGTCTTTAGAAGGAATGAGAATATCGTCCATATAGACGATAGCGTACTTGATTTTTGCCTcgagcaatattttatttatggtacgTTGAAAAACCGAGGGTGCGTTTACCAAGCCAAAGGGCATCCGATTGTATTCATACTGGCCATCGGGCGTCACAAAAGCCGTTTTGTGTCGTGACTCTTCCGCTatcgatatttgatagtaaCCCGAGGCCAGGTCTAGGGATGTGAAAACCTTGTTGCCGGCTAATTGATCGAGTTGATCCTCGATACGAGGGAGTGGGTAATGTTCTTTTTTAGTTTTCCGATTTAACGCTCGGTAATCGACGCATAGACGCTTATCACCAGTTTTCTTTTGGACTAGTAAAATCGGACTAGCATATGGTGAGTTTGATTCCCTAATAATGCCATGATCGACCATTTCCTGAATCATATTTCTAACTAAAGTACGATCAGCATAGGACATTCGATAAGGTCGATAGACGACTGGCTCTGCATCATCAAGTTCGATCGTCATTTCCGTCAAGTTTGTGAAACCTAAATCATGAAGTCCGGTTGAGAAACAATTgccatatttttgtattaatttttgtaatttatgttgttcgtccttatttaatttatcactacAGTTTAAATTTTCGGTTTTCTGACTTTCTGAAAATGTAACATTACACGAATCTAAAACGTTGTTTGATAATTTCGACTCTTTAGGAGTCACACGTGACAAAAGTGAacccttttttattgtaaaagtatcTGTAGaaacattgtatattaataggGCGCCTTGACCATTCCTAACCTCATATTCACCTGGAAGgagaaaatattctttacctTCTGGACCCCTGATAGATCCATTCACGAAAACTTGACTACAAAGACTTGGTTCAGCTGTGATCTGAACAGCACATAACGTATTGGGAAATATTTCCGTATCTTTACTTGCCACTAAACGCGTCTTAATAGTGGGGGTCTGTTGGAATATAATTTCAGTAGGAgtctttgtaataataatatctggTTGCTCGGTAAAAGAATGACCTAGTAAGGTTGATTGGGTTATTACGTAATCATcgacaatatacatatttatgacctttttgatattttgtacTTCAACGGTGACAATCGTCATACCTACTGGTGCGATAAGGTTAGCACCAATACCCCTGAGTACAGGCAAATCATCTGGTACAACTATTTCCAAATTAAGTTCCTTAGCTTTAGTAAGCCTAATAAGGGAGCATTGACTTCCTAAATCTAAATGACAATCAAcaaagttattgtttattttaatagtaattatatatttggcaGTTGGATCATCTGTATGACTTAATTGAGCTACGCGTTTTTCAGTTTTATCGTTGGTAGTATTAGAGTCTTTCTCACgatctttgttaaatttatttttaaaacaatgaatgGACAGGTGGCCTAATTTTTCGCAAGTAGAACATTTTGCATGAGGTTTGTTACATCTAAAACTTGGGTGGCCTACTTCATCACAATTGTAGCAAACCATTTTTGTATCAGGTTTTGAACCACCTGATCTAGAAGTTGATTTTTCATTTCCGGCATTTCTACGCTCATTCCGAAATTTAGAATACGATTCATGGTTTTCGCGGCTTGGTCCGACTTTAACagtcctaaaatattttaagacctTTTCCGGTTCTGAGAACTGCGCAGCTTGCGCACCGACTTTTACGGCCCTATCTTCTACCCCGTACAGTAGACAATCTACAGCCTGGCGTCCATATATCTTACatctatttaacaaattaattttagcgTAATAATATTGCTCAAGAGACTCTCCATATTTTACGCGCTTAGCTAGCATTTCAGTTAAGAGTTCAGCGTAATCTTCACGAACGGGAAATGAttcaattagtttatttttccaCTCGACCCATGTAAATTTCATACTAGGTAAGCTTTGATACCACGACTTGGCTACACCAGTTAGTTTTGGAAGGGCATAATGAATGATTTCCTTATCATCCCAACCGTATATTTCAGAACACTCTTCCACTTTTGTAAGCCACGTTAAAATTGTTTGCTCTTTAGACATAGGGTCGAACTCAGGGATAATGTTAGTATTAAAAGTTAACTTTGACTTATCTGAACTCTTGACTGACTGCAATATTGACAAAAATTTATCTATTATACTATCCTCATTAGAACTATCTCGACGTCGGCGTCGCCTAGAGGTACATGGTTGCTCACCTGGATCACTTGGACTTCTATTCCTCTTACTTCCGGCTCTGAATGAGGAATTTACATCATCATCGTGCGCTCTTTCGATTCTAGTCCTGCTTCTTTCTCGCATAACACGTCTCGAAGAACCGGCACCAGGTGATCGATCCCGTGCGACTGAGGGCGTGCGAAGAGATCTTTCCATATTTCTTTGCTCCCGAAAATCATTTAGTTGCTGACGCTCTCCGTCAGGCCGGCGAATACTCTCACCCTCGGTATCACGCTCCCGCGATACCCTGGGTTGCTCGGAATTATAATGTCCAGCTCTCCTGACCTGACCCTCATACCTGGGTTCTCCTGGCCAGCTTGCACGACTAGTATGTTGCCTTAGGTCTAGTGCGTCCTGACCCTGACCCTCGAACCTGGGTACACCTGGGTCTGCACTAGTCCTATCATAGGCTGCTCTTTTTCGTCGATCATTGCCTTGATCCATAGCAAAAAGCTGAAACTGACAAATCTCAGTTTtagataacaattaatattctcTTTCATAATaacctgttttaatattatgaaaccaGTCTAGGTTTGTAAGTTCACGTGTATTATTTCTTAGTCAACATAAAACACATCACTTTGTCATTATGCTAAGATTAagcgttttataataataaaacgattaggtgatcataattaaataaaaaaaaaaatatatatatatatatatatatcactagTCAATGAAAGAAAAATCATTACGACACAAAATTAGTAGTACACTTTTGTcgcataatatttgtatttattacttttattcaatttaatgtgTTAAGTTATGCCTTCGTTATtataaatcacaataattttatcgatttagtattattacttcttacttctatttataataaaataaattttaatttttaatcacacTCAGATGTAGGTAGaagaagagaaaaaaaaaatctttatgcaattagatatcaaatttaaaatattaacggtCAGTAAGTGACTTATAGTTTAGCTTTAAAGTACGTTTCTTTGgatgaaaagaaaaaacaattatcaaaataattataaaattaaaaacctacACAaagttctaaaaaaataaaaataatgtactatatGTACCTCCACGTTACTTACAGTTTCACGGTGGCGTGGAAAGGAAAATGATATTATCTTCCTTCGATCCCACTTATGAAGTTGAAGTCACTTTTCCAGTTTAGCtagaacttttaataattgaaacacaCTGGTTTactcttttacaattttattttctctctCTACAATTTCGACGCGTCCGTATAACTTTTCGAGAACATTCTACATGCTTCTACCTACATTCCATCAtccgcttttttttaattcgtatatttgtctagtgttgctattttaaatatatttattagtaattattttaaattaataataagtgttattttacacaataacactctataattagataattatgacttaatatttagcttatattatacacaatttacctaatgatcctttaaaaatatatatctattttatatatataaataggtaggcTTACAGTATTGACTCggtatgtatatttagtatatgcGATGGGTATAAAGTGATAAATTATGAACAATCACATATTGTTAAAATAGTGGGACTGACGATAGCTTTCTCTTTCATTCAAACTTCAGCATTTTGTaccatgtaataaaatattttacataacttataagcatgtaatttatttgggtattaaataaatattcgtgtGAAACAAAAGGAACgtctttcttattttttattttttttatttaaggcaTTCTGTTGTGGATCTTTATTTACTAGACGGAAAAAAAGTTGAAGGTCCTTTAGAGCTAAAGAATTCTGCAGCTTACGTTGCCGTCGAACCACCTGACTCGTTTATTCCAGCAGGTTATGAGAAATACCTGTATAAAGCATCCAGGTGAGACGaaatcgattaaaatatttattttcttatactaCATACTTAAGTTTAATTGTATACTTTCTATAACTGAACATgctaaaatgttaattaaataacgtaatggatatatgataattatgtcTCCCACAGATCCTGGGAGAAACGCCAAGGAAAGTTATCAAATAGCTATATAGTAGAAAGAACAGGTAAAATAGATCAGTAGCAGTGCTTAAATTGTTTGTAATGATGTactaatgtgatatttttctttaaattacgtaattgctaagtaattttatatgtcGTAGTAGTTGATATTAGAAAAATAAccgattatttttgtgttacggATAACCAGTCGTTTCTATCCTATCGCGCCAATTATTTCTTACGTCACATAGATGCGATTGAATGCATACAAAACTCTTTTTAGTAGTGGGTGTGTTTGGTGGGtgcttttgaatttagaaaaacttttgtagaaaaatatattgtccgtaatgttttttttacgttgtaatgtaatataaggCATTTCATGAGTGTAGTCCTAAAAGTAGAATAGTATTGAAAAGCAATTGTATTCAAATTGcatatcaatttatattcacttggtggtaggcctttaTGCTATGTGCCAAGGCCATCTGGATAGGTAACACTTATCACGCATACTACCATGAAACGGCAGTACGCAGTTTTGTTCCAGTATACAAAAGGAACATCACACCCCACGGTTGATGACCATTGATATCGTAAGGAAATGGTAATATTTCGTACATTGATAATGTTTacgggcgatggtgaccacttataatCAGGCATATTGGCCCctctgaataaaaaataataaattatgttttagcATGTTTTTGCAGATAAAACGGGGACGTTTTTGGACATTACTACCTTAGAACAGATAGAGAGGATTGTTTCTTTGAAATCGGTACTGCATACATTTAATATCATGTTatgataaaagaaatattaagtacctatataaagtattgatatttttttattttgtttaataggaCAGTTCTAAAGCGGATTCAAATAAAGCAGATAACCAGTCCCAAAGAACTGTCGAGAGACCCACATTTTCCAAATTGAACTCACCTAACATTGACAGAttatatcaaaagaaaaaatcCAGTGACAATGAAAGAAATTCAAGTTTAAGTAAAAAGCGTTTATCTCCTTCAAAACTCGCTAAAAATGATTTCGTAAAGACGAAAAACAACCTCAGATCACAAAAACATGTTACTAAACCATTATCACCCCAATATTCACGCAACCAAAGAAAACTTATTCGCGGGAATAGAGTGGAAAATAAAGTTAAtccaaaaagaaataattttcatgCCCCAGAAACCGAAAATAATgcaaaattgaataatatctttaataatacaaatgttgaaaataatattttcgaaaatattcctAATAAAGATTTAAGAAATGGATCACAGGTATACAAAAACAATGAAAGTGACGAAAAATCAGTTCTCCTTGTTGCAAatccaaataatataacaactgATGGCaatactacaaaaaaaatatttgaagtaagTAAAGATAATGCCAATGATGATGTCTTAATTCCACGTGACACGGGCAACGCGAAATCTATACATATCACCGGTGAAAAGACCAACCTGTTACCGCttgaaaataacaaacaaaatcttaatataaaactcagaataaaattagaaaatctCAGAAGCCCATTGCTACCTGAAGACGGTAAtactttagaaaaaaatagatcTCTTATTacactaataaaaaaagaaatggcgTCACAGGTAAACATTGATGTAATATTAGATAAAGATATACTAAATTTAAACAACTACTTATTTTTAAACGGAAAATCTAAAGAATCTAACATAAACAAACATGAAGAATCTGTTCCTTGCAATGATGACCTGAAAGATATATTCGTTCATTGCACGTACGACAACTTTTAtccaaaacttataaaaaaagattcacatcgacaaaatattttcatactacCGAAAGAAATAAGTGAACATTTAATGAAAAGgtaactaaaaattttattgcttttgaaaattgttgtgtattgaataattatatttattataaaaatatgaaatgaaagtTTCTACAATTTGAAAGATACCAtaaagtatgtaataaatatagtttaaacaaatacttcaaaaaaggttaatttatgaaaataaaaccaataacaatgttgttttttttaaagtcggttaataaaaagctttctataatttatttattaaaagttcttTTTTAGCAGCTGTAAATGTGATcataaaaatgttgaaaagtTCGATAAGGGAATTCAAAAGTCATTATCTAGTTCTGGTGACGACGGCTTACACTCAAGTAAAATtgacaaaaacaaaatagataTACCTACTAAAACAAATTTCCAATCCGAGTTACAAGGTGATGTGAATATAGTAGACACAAATGTCCCGACATTGATGCCCAAGACATTTGATGAAAAGTCTACTCAGACGGAATGGTGTAATATTGTGGTAAATTTTTGCGTCTTCATACAaatctatacaacaacaacaacagcctgtaaattcttactgctgggctaaaggcctcctctccctttgaggagaaggtttggaacatatttcaccacgctgttccaatgcaggttagtggaatacacatgtggcagaatttctatgaaatttgtcacatgcaggtttcctcacgatgttttccttcaccgcagagcacgagatgaattataaagacaaattaagcacatgaaacagcggtacttgcctgggtttgaacccgcaatcatcggttaagatgcactcgttctaacaactgggccatctcgactcttttgatattctatatttaatcttataaatgtgattataaatctatatttaatattataaatgtgaaagtaactctgtctgtctgacgctttttcacgaccaaaccgctgaaccaaatttgataaaatttagtatgaagctaactagaactctaagaaaggacatagactacttttttgtctaacacatgacaactgaGCTAACACGCGAGTGAAACCGCGGACGATTACTAAGATACAGAAATCAAGAAGCTATTagatataaaattcattattaaatttaaatacttaatgtgCAATTTTATTCTCAATGGAAATTAagaattttacttatttttcagTTGCAAGCGAAAATTCACGAAGAAGGGCGTTACTCTTTTCACTTACCAGCTTTGTCC
Protein-coding sequences here:
- the LOC124540849 gene encoding putative uncharacterized protein DDB_G0282499, with the protein product MAANARGFGRQKLGDWDSIDIFVFSNGQQYSPPRKYHLESDYLKCWEATKSFLARSQYGSKHSVVDLYLLDGKKVEGPLELKNSAAYVAVEPPDSFIPAGYEKYLYKASRSWEKRQGKLSNSYIVERTDKTGTFLDITTLEQIERIVSLKSDSSKADSNKADNQSQRTVERPTFSKLNSPNIDRLYQKKKSSDNERNSSLSKKRLSPSKLAKNDFVKTKNNLRSQKHVTKPLSPQYSRNQRKLIRGNRVENKVNPKRNNFHAPETENNAKLNNIFNNTNVENNIFENIPNKDLRNGSQVYKNNESDEKSVLLVANPNNITTDGNTTKKIFEVSKDNANDDVLIPRDTGNAKSIHITGEKTNLLPLENNKQNLNIKLRIKLENLRSPLLPEDGNTLEKNRSLITLIKKEMASQVNIDVILDKDILNLNNYLFLNGKSKESNINKHEESVPCNDDLKDIFVHCTYDNFYPKLIKKDSHRQNIFILPKEISEHLMKSSCKCDHKNVEKFDKGIQKSLSSSGDDGLHSSKIDKNKIDIPTKTNFQSELQGDVNIVDTNVPTLMPKTFDEKSTQTEWCNIVLQAKIHEEGRYSFHLPALSLLKQYNINQI